A window from Vigna angularis cultivar LongXiaoDou No.4 chromosome 7, ASM1680809v1, whole genome shotgun sequence encodes these proteins:
- the LOC108337909 gene encoding uncharacterized protein LOC108337909, with protein sequence MSVEVLDGTTIVRFVEDEEAFGECVRELFWQLDTDKDGVLSYAEMLKELQRMRVLEIHFGVDVKHEPEEVARVYESMFLQFDHDLNGRVDMEEFKEETKEIMLAMANGLGSVPVQMALEHDSLLMKAVQRECSPKISA encoded by the coding sequence ATGAGTGTGGAGGTTTTAGACGGCACGACCATAGTGCGTTTCGTGGAGGACGAGGAAGCGTTCGGAGAGTGTGTGAGGGAGCTGTTCTGGCAGCTGGACACGGACAAGGATGGTGTTCTGTCGTACGCGGAGATGCTGAAGGAGTTGCAGAGGATGAGGGTGTTGGAGATTCATTTTGGCGTGGACGTGAAGCATGAGCCTGAGGAAGTGGCACGTGTGTACGAGTCTATGTTCTTGCAATTCGACCATGATCTGAATGGAAGGGTTGACATGGAAGAGTTCAAGGAAGAAACGAAGGAGATAATGCTTGCCATGGCCAATGGGCTTGGGTCTGTTCCTGTTCAGATGGCTCTGGAACACGATAGTCTTCTCATGAAGGCAGTTCAACGAGAGTGCTCCCCAAAAATTTCTGCATAG
- the LOC108337525 gene encoding glycine-rich RNA-binding protein 2-like isoform X2: MALKIAILILGLLAMFLLVSSDVVSTNAKEVRDAKYPGGGFGGGYPGYGGGYPGQGGGYPGRGGGYPGRGGGYPGRGGGYPGRGGGYPGRGGGYPARCRYGCCGGRTYNGGCRRCC; the protein is encoded by the exons ATGGCTTTGAAAATAGCAATACTGATCCTGGGCCTGTTGGCCATGTTCCTTTTAGTCTCCTCAGACGTGGTATCCACCAATGCAAAAGAGG TGCGTGATGCCAAATATCCCGGTGGAGGCTTTGGAGGAGGGTACCCTGGTTATGGCGGTGGCTATCCTGGTCAAGGTGGTGGATACCCTGGACGTGGTGGTGGGTATCCTGGTCGTGGTGGAGGCTATCCTGGTCGTGGTGGTGGCTACCCTGGCCGTGGTGGTGGCTACCCTGGTCGTGGTGGTGGTTACCCTGCTCGTTGTCGCTATGGATGTTGTGGTGGCCGGACATACAATGGAGGATGCAGAAGGTGCTGCTAG
- the LOC108337525 gene encoding dormancy-associated protein 2-like isoform X1: MALKIAILILGLLAMFLLVSSDVVSTNAKEVKNLVRDAKYPGGGFGGGYPGYGGGYPGQGGGYPGRGGGYPGRGGGYPGRGGGYPGRGGGYPGRGGGYPARCRYGCCGGRTYNGGCRRCC, encoded by the exons ATGGCTTTGAAAATAGCAATACTGATCCTGGGCCTGTTGGCCATGTTCCTTTTAGTCTCCTCAGACGTGGTATCCACCAATGCAAAAGAGG TGAAAAATTTAGTGCGTGATGCCAAATATCCCGGTGGAGGCTTTGGAGGAGGGTACCCTGGTTATGGCGGTGGCTATCCTGGTCAAGGTGGTGGATACCCTGGACGTGGTGGTGGGTATCCTGGTCGTGGTGGAGGCTATCCTGGTCGTGGTGGTGGCTACCCTGGCCGTGGTGGTGGCTACCCTGGTCGTGGTGGTGGTTACCCTGCTCGTTGTCGCTATGGATGTTGTGGTGGCCGGACATACAATGGAGGATGCAGAAGGTGCTGCTAG